One window from the genome of Bacteroidota bacterium encodes:
- a CDS encoding transglycosylase domain-containing protein, giving the protein MDRVIQKIQEWIISIQLERRYTKDEILAMYLNTVEFSSNAFGIKSATQTYFGKSPDQLNIQESAVLVGMLQAPTKFNPARNPKKFSR; this is encoded by the coding sequence ATGGATCGTGTTATCCAGAAAATTCAGGAATGGATAATTTCAATTCAATTGGAACGCCGTTATACGAAGGATGAAATTCTTGCAATGTATCTTAACACTGTTGAGTTTAGCAGTAATGCTTTTGGAATTAAATCTGCAACACAAACTTATTTTGGAAAATCACCGGATCAACTGAACATACAGGAATCTGCTGTGCTAGTCGGTATGTTACAGGCTCCAACAAAATTTAATCCTGCCCGTAATCCGAAAAAATTCTCTCGCTAG
- a CDS encoding acyltransferase: MRRILRIWPLYYIYLIGALVTLIVIGIPINGTSLLEYIFFASNIPFIYARPIPLLEHYWSLGVEEQFYLFWPWIVAKAKSLKTVLIALVVFMLAGKFYFHIFHPGSIHDMSFTITRFHCMMFGAIGAILYREENSVFLRLVDNKLMQFISWLVIFLSCGSFINLPVVINNEVISVFALFIIVGQANVKNRLIPLENRTFDFLGKISYGIYVIHPLMIFFAEKIIVKFSKFEVINYLTVYLIIVASTITLAYVSYNYFEKYFLNLKHKFEVVRSSNSKTISA, encoded by the coding sequence ATGAGAAGGATCTTACGGATCTGGCCTCTGTATTATATTTATCTCATTGGCGCTTTGGTCACCTTAATAGTAATTGGAATTCCTATCAATGGAACTTCGCTTTTAGAATATATTTTCTTTGCTTCTAATATTCCATTTATTTATGCTCGTCCGATACCGTTGCTTGAACATTACTGGTCACTCGGAGTAGAAGAACAATTCTATTTATTCTGGCCATGGATCGTCGCAAAAGCAAAATCCCTTAAAACAGTGTTGATAGCATTGGTAGTATTTATGCTGGCAGGAAAATTTTATTTTCACATATTTCATCCGGGATCTATTCATGATATGTCGTTCACAATAACTCGTTTTCATTGTATGATGTTCGGAGCTATTGGAGCAATTTTATACAGAGAAGAAAATAGTGTTTTTTTAAGATTGGTTGATAATAAATTAATGCAGTTTATTTCCTGGCTTGTCATTTTCCTGTCGTGTGGAAGTTTTATCAATTTACCAGTTGTAATTAACAATGAAGTTATATCTGTATTTGCTCTGTTTATTATTGTCGGTCAGGCTAACGTTAAAAACAGATTGATCCCACTTGAAAACAGAACCTTTGATTTCTTAGGTAAGATCTCTTACGGAATTTATGTGATTCATCCATTGATGATTTTTTTCGCAGAAAAAATCATAGTTAAATTTTCAAAGTTTGAAGTCATAAACTATTTAACTGTCTACTTAATAATCGTTGCATCAACGATCACGCTCGCTTACGTTTCATACAATTACTTTGAGAAATACTTCCTGAATCTGAAGCACAAATTCGAAGTGGTCAGATCTTCGAATTCTAAAACAATTTCCGCTTAG
- a CDS encoding glycosyltransferase family 2 protein produces the protein MKLSIIIPLYNEQELVTKVLDELQKVNYPAFLEGYEIIIVDDCSKDGSYERVNEYIELSPNRQFIKLFRHDVNSGKGAAVRTGASKSSGDVLLIQDSDLELSPRDIPSMLIAKKELEVPFINGSRYMPGVIRPQSSFKRYFFNKLFTLIASIFIDVHITDVACGYKLFDKSLFEKLNLRENRFGFEAELILKCGRFQRNWIAEVPVRYFPRNLGEGKKLRNIDGLRIFKTLMKYGLFKMK, from the coding sequence ATGAAATTAAGCATAATAATCCCCCTTTATAACGAGCAAGAACTTGTTACAAAAGTCTTAGACGAATTACAAAAGGTAAATTATCCGGCATTTCTGGAAGGTTATGAGATCATTATCGTCGACGACTGTTCGAAGGATGGTTCTTACGAAAGAGTCAATGAATATATTGAGCTATCACCCAACCGACAATTTATAAAACTGTTTCGTCATGATGTTAATAGTGGCAAGGGCGCAGCTGTAAGAACAGGAGCAAGCAAATCATCAGGTGATGTTCTTCTGATCCAGGATTCCGATCTTGAATTATCTCCACGTGATATTCCTTCTATGTTAATCGCAAAAAAAGAACTTGAAGTTCCATTCATTAATGGATCACGGTACATGCCCGGAGTCATTCGTCCGCAATCATCATTTAAAAGATATTTCTTCAACAAACTTTTTACATTGATCGCTTCAATTTTTATTGACGTCCATATCACTGACGTTGCATGTGGATATAAATTATTTGACAAAAGTCTTTTTGAAAAATTGAATCTGCGTGAAAATCGTTTTGGATTTGAAGCTGAACTAATTTTAAAGTGCGGACGATTCCAAAGAAACTGGATCGCTGAAGTTCCGGTCCGTTATTTTCCCAGAAATTTAGGAGAAGGAAAAAAACTTCGCAACATCGATGGACTTAGGATTTTTAAGACGTTGATGAAGTATGGGTTGTTTAAGATGAAGTAA
- a CDS encoding insulinase family protein, with product MKTNRIVTGSIAFLMLFTGSNAFSQDKAKPRPKSEPKATTTPQQQSKLVPAHAQEEPKTMTPPEKKIFPYPILQTKLENGLNVVTVPYQSPGIAAFYIVVRTGSRNEVEPGHTGFAHFFEHMMFRGTDLYPKDKYGAVLKSTGASANANTSLDRTLYHMTGDANKLETMFMLEADRFQNLKYSIQDFKTEAGAVKGEYTKNSANPYTKLNEMIQNTAFESHTYKHTTMGFFEDIVDMPNQYDYSIEFFNRYYRPEYCTIIVVGDVTAQKVNELAKKYFGAWKTGTYVSTVPAEPTQKETKYTNLQKEGFPPYLSLNYKGPGYDPKSNDFPALDLLCAAYFGENSDLYNKLVIQEQKVRSIGADSYTTRDPYLISVEASLVDAADFGYIRKEMERVLEEAKSKPIDGKILQETKMNFRNSAIMSIDNPTAIAQNLSHFTWVSGDPEQLNSYFSMYDKVTPQDIMRVAQKYFLPQRLTIGTIAPTEKATF from the coding sequence ATGAAAACAAATCGAATAGTCACCGGAAGCATTGCCTTCCTGATGCTTTTCACCGGGTCAAATGCTTTTTCTCAAGACAAAGCTAAACCAAGACCAAAAAGTGAGCCCAAAGCTACAACCACTCCCCAACAACAGTCAAAATTAGTTCCGGCTCATGCACAAGAAGAACCGAAGACTATGACACCACCGGAGAAAAAGATTTTCCCGTATCCAATTCTTCAGACGAAACTTGAGAATGGATTAAATGTCGTTACAGTTCCTTATCAAAGTCCGGGAATCGCTGCGTTTTATATTGTTGTACGTACAGGTTCACGAAATGAAGTTGAACCAGGACACACCGGTTTCGCTCACTTCTTTGAACACATGATGTTCAGAGGAACGGATCTTTATCCCAAAGATAAATATGGCGCTGTGCTGAAATCGACAGGCGCTTCTGCAAATGCAAATACCAGTCTTGACAGAACACTTTATCACATGACCGGTGATGCAAACAAACTAGAAACAATGTTCATGCTTGAAGCAGATCGTTTTCAAAATCTGAAATATTCTATTCAGGATTTTAAAACAGAAGCCGGAGCAGTGAAAGGTGAATACACAAAAAATTCGGCTAACCCTTACACCAAGCTGAATGAAATGATTCAGAACACCGCTTTTGAAAGTCATACATATAAGCATACAACAATGGGCTTCTTCGAAGACATCGTAGATATGCCAAATCAATATGATTACTCAATCGAATTCTTCAACCGTTATTATCGCCCTGAATATTGCACGATCATAGTTGTAGGTGATGTTACTGCACAAAAAGTAAATGAACTTGCAAAAAAATATTTCGGAGCATGGAAAACGGGAACATATGTATCAACTGTTCCTGCAGAACCTACGCAGAAAGAAACAAAATATACTAACCTTCAGAAAGAAGGATTCCCACCTTACTTAAGTCTGAATTATAAAGGCCCGGGTTACGATCCGAAATCAAATGATTTTCCTGCGCTGGATCTTCTTTGTGCTGCATACTTCGGTGAAAATTCTGACTTGTACAACAAACTTGTAATACAGGAGCAAAAAGTAAGATCAATCGGTGCTGATTCTTATACAACTCGTGATCCTTATCTGATCTCTGTTGAAGCGTCTTTAGTTGATGCTGCTGACTTTGGTTATATCCGTAAAGAAATGGAAAGAGTGTTGGAAGAAGCAAAATCTAAACCAATTGATGGTAAGATCCTTCAGGAGACAAAAATGAATTTCAGAAATTCAGCGATCATGTCAATTGATAATCCAACAGCAATCGCTCAGAACTTAAGTCACTTTACATGGGTGAGTGGTGATCCGGAACAACTTAATTCGTATTTCAGTATGTACGACAAAGTTACTCCGCAGGATATTATGCGTGTCGCGCAGAAATATTTTTTGCCGCAACGATTAACGATCGGTACAATTGCACCAACAGAGAAAGCAACATTCTAA
- a CDS encoding insulinase family protein, translating into MNYGDYSYIEWYENGGGNMLPPSGTPRSLNYFSIWLRPVQTAKGLKGQYKELDSIKIGHAHYAIRMAIREMDNLIRNGLTAEDFEATRDFLKSYSKLYIETPSRKLGYMMDSKFYGRKDWINELDALLAKLTLADVNNAIKKYWQVQNMDIVIVTDESEVNNLAESLRAGTVSPMSYSDNLKATLPKVILEEDDVVAKYPLEVREVKVVKIEDTF; encoded by the coding sequence ATGAACTATGGTGATTACTCTTACATTGAATGGTATGAGAATGGTGGAGGTAATATGTTGCCGCCATCAGGAACTCCACGTTCTTTAAATTATTTCAGTATCTGGCTGCGTCCGGTGCAAACTGCGAAAGGTTTGAAAGGACAATATAAAGAACTCGATAGTATTAAGATCGGTCATGCACATTATGCGATCAGAATGGCTATCCGTGAAATGGATAATCTGATCAGGAATGGTTTGACAGCAGAAGATTTCGAAGCAACACGTGACTTTCTGAAAAGCTACAGCAAACTTTACATTGAAACGCCTTCAAGAAAATTAGGATATATGATGGATTCTAAATTCTACGGAAGAAAAGACTGGATCAATGAACTCGATGCTCTGCTCGCAAAACTTACACTTGCTGATGTAAATAATGCTATCAAAAAATACTGGCAGGTTCAGAACATGGATATAGTTATTGTTACTGACGAATCAGAAGTAAATAATCTTGCAGAAAGTCTGCGTGCCGGGACAGTTTCTCCGATGTCATATTCCGACAACCTTAAAGCGACTCTTCCTAAAGTGATTCTTGAAGAAGATGATGTAGTAGCGAAATATCCGCTGGAAGTTCGTGAAGTGAAGGTGGTGAAGATTGAAGATACGTTTTGA
- a CDS encoding CoA transferase subunit A, which produces MNKVVASAEEAIRDMRDNMTIMVGGFGLCGIPEKTIAAMVKKGIRGLTCISNNAGVDDFGLGLLLQSKQIKKMISSYVGENAEFERQMLSGELEVDLIPQGTLATRCLASGYGMPAIFTAAGVGTEVAIGKEVRNFNGKDYLMEMAFDADFAIVKAWKGDAHGNLIFHETARNFNPLMAMAGKITVAEVEELVPAGELDPNMIHTPGIYVHRIFKGENYEKRIEQLTVRKRN; this is translated from the coding sequence ATGAACAAAGTAGTAGCAAGTGCTGAAGAAGCTATCCGCGACATGCGTGATAATATGACAATCATGGTTGGTGGTTTTGGTCTGTGCGGGATTCCTGAAAAAACAATTGCCGCAATGGTGAAAAAAGGAATTCGCGGATTGACTTGTATCAGTAACAATGCAGGTGTTGATGATTTTGGATTGGGACTATTGTTACAATCAAAGCAGATAAAAAAAATGATCTCTTCTTATGTAGGAGAGAATGCTGAGTTCGAAAGACAAATGCTTTCCGGTGAACTGGAAGTTGATCTTATTCCGCAAGGAACATTGGCAACACGTTGTCTTGCTTCAGGATATGGTATGCCGGCGATTTTTACCGCTGCCGGAGTAGGAACTGAAGTTGCAATCGGTAAAGAAGTCCGCAATTTTAATGGCAAAGATTATCTGATGGAAATGGCATTCGATGCCGACTTTGCAATCGTGAAAGCATGGAAAGGTGATGCTCATGGTAATTTAATTTTTCACGAGACAGCCAGAAATTTTAATCCCCTTATGGCTATGGCAGGCAAGATCACAGTTGCGGAAGTTGAAGAACTTGTTCCGGCAGGTGAACTTGATCCTAATATGATTCATACTCCCGGTATTTATGTGCATCGAATCTTCAAGGGCGAAAATTACGAAAAGCGAATTGAACAGCTTACAGTAAGAAAGAGAAACTAA
- a CDS encoding gliding motility lipoprotein GldH: MNLKLPFKKYFSYLFILVALLSLSSCDRNVVFEDNVKLPENRWEQNNAVQFTVDIQDTISSHNLYINLRNAGGYQFSNIFLFFTTTSPSGKMERDTLELTLADASGKWLGDGMGDIWDNRQLFKRGFRFPESGKYIFQLEQAMRIDPLPQIMDAGIRIEKAN, from the coding sequence ATGAATCTCAAACTTCCATTCAAAAAGTATTTTTCATATTTATTCATACTCGTTGCATTGCTTTCGCTTTCATCGTGCGATCGCAATGTTGTTTTTGAAGACAATGTAAAACTTCCTGAAAATCGGTGGGAACAAAATAATGCTGTTCAGTTTACAGTAGACATTCAGGATACAATTTCATCGCATAATCTTTACATCAATCTGAGAAATGCCGGCGGATATCAATTCAGTAATATATTTTTATTTTTCACTACCACATCGCCATCAGGAAAAATGGAGCGCGATACTTTAGAACTTACTCTTGCTGATGCCAGTGGTAAATGGTTAGGCGATGGTATGGGTGATATCTGGGACAACCGCCAACTTTTTAAAAGAGGATTTCGTTTTCCTGAATCCGGTAAATATATTTTTCAGTTAGAACAAGCAATGCGTATTGATCCTCTGCCACAGATTATGGATGCAGGGATTCGGATTGAGAAAGCAAATTAG
- a CDS encoding transglycosylase domain-containing protein, which produces MFWILVSLPFIFVIFVLFLASKGYIGEELPTFEDLENPKSNLASEVLSNDMNVIGKYYIQNRTNVHYYDLSPNLVNALKATEDIRFENHSGIDLRGFDPGRIQSR; this is translated from the coding sequence TTGTTTTGGATATTGGTTTCTTTGCCTTTCATCTTTGTCATCTTCGTACTTTTTCTCGCTTCAAAAGGTTATATCGGCGAAGAACTTCCAACATTCGAAGATCTGGAAAACCCGAAAAGTAATCTGGCGTCTGAAGTTTTGTCAAACGACATGAATGTTATCGGTAAGTACTACATCCAAAACCGGACGAACGTACATTACTATGATCTTTCACCGAATCTTGTCAATGCATTGAAAGCAACAGAAGATATCCGTTTCGAAAATCACAGCGGAATAGATCTGCGTGGTTTTGATCCGGGTCGTATTCAAAGCAGGTAG
- a CDS encoding transglycosylase domain-containing protein, translated as MIRVVFKAGSAGGGSTLTQQLAKNLFTKNQKVKWIVLSRKFRNG; from the coding sequence TTGATCCGGGTCGTATTCAAAGCAGGTAGCGCCGGCGGAGGAAGTACGTTAACGCAACAGCTTGCGAAAAATCTTTTCACGAAAAACCAAAAAGTAAAATGGATCGTGTTATCCAGAAAATTCAGGAATGGATAA
- a CDS encoding CoA transferase subunit B, with translation MALDKNGIAKRIAREVKDGYYVNLGIGIPTLVANYIPQGMNVVLQSENGLLGMGPFPFEGEEDPDLINAGKQTITTVPGSAFFDSAMSFGMIRAGKVDLTILGAMEVSETGDIANWKIPGKMVKGMGGAMDLVAAARNIIVAMQHVNKAGESKLLPQCSLPLTGIRCVKRIVTELAVVDVLPTGGFKLIERAPGISTQEVINATAGKLIVEGDIPEMVIN, from the coding sequence ATGGCACTGGATAAAAATGGCATCGCCAAGCGGATCGCCCGCGAAGTGAAAGATGGATATTATGTGAATCTTGGAATCGGAATTCCGACCCTTGTTGCAAATTATATCCCTCAGGGAATGAATGTCGTTTTGCAATCAGAGAATGGTCTGTTAGGAATGGGCCCGTTTCCTTTTGAAGGTGAAGAAGACCCGGATCTGATTAATGCCGGAAAGCAAACGATCACAACAGTTCCGGGTTCTGCATTTTTTGATTCAGCAATGAGCTTCGGAATGATTCGCGCCGGTAAAGTTGACCTTACAATATTAGGTGCAATGGAAGTGAGTGAAACAGGAGATATTGCAAACTGGAAAATTCCCGGAAAGATGGTCAAAGGTATGGGTGGTGCAATGGATCTCGTCGCTGCTGCGAGAAATATCATCGTTGCTATGCAGCATGTAAATAAAGCCGGCGAATCTAAATTGCTTCCGCAATGTTCCTTGCCACTAACAGGAATTCGTTGTGTTAAAAGAATTGTAACTGAACTTGCTGTTGTAGATGTATTACCTACCGGTGGTTTCAAATTGATAGAAAGAGCTCCGGGAATCAGTACTCAGGAAGTTATTAATGCAACGGCAGGTAAGCTTATCGTTGAAGGCGATATTCCCGAAATGGTCATTAACTAA
- a CDS encoding insulinase family protein, producing the protein MKKIIIAGMFLICFVAARAQEIVQLPIPKSGKVTLRYMFRNGSICDPAGKEGLTSITTDMIVESGTSKMSSTDIRKMIYPWSASMSSSTDKEVAIISFQVPSQYLDEFYTKVVRELLLHPSFTKSDFDRLLSNQQNYVEQVIRQSSDEELGKKYLESFIFRGTPYAQLNEGNVASVKTLTVEDAKKQYQAYFTNSNVLIGIAGDYPLSFVTKVKADAGLLSVSKPNLPQISMPAQPKGLTVEIVSKKRGIRFCCFCRFPNEHYSF; encoded by the coding sequence ATGAAAAAAATAATTATAGCAGGAATGTTTCTGATCTGCTTCGTTGCTGCAAGAGCACAGGAGATCGTACAACTTCCAATTCCCAAATCGGGAAAAGTTACCCTTCGTTATATGTTCCGAAACGGATCAATATGTGATCCTGCCGGTAAAGAAGGTCTTACAAGTATTACAACAGATATGATCGTTGAAAGCGGCACTTCAAAAATGTCTTCTACCGACATTCGCAAAATGATCTACCCTTGGTCTGCAAGTATGAGCAGTTCAACTGATAAAGAGGTTGCAATCATTTCGTTTCAGGTACCATCACAGTATCTTGACGAATTTTATACAAAAGTGGTACGTGAATTATTACTGCATCCGTCATTCACTAAAAGCGATTTCGATCGTTTACTTTCTAATCAACAGAATTATGTAGAGCAGGTAATCCGTCAATCGTCGGATGAGGAATTGGGAAAAAAATATCTCGAGTCATTCATCTTCCGTGGTACTCCTTATGCTCAGTTGAATGAAGGTAATGTTGCAAGTGTAAAAACACTTACAGTTGAAGATGCAAAAAAGCAATATCAGGCTTACTTTACAAACAGCAATGTGCTCATTGGAATTGCGGGCGATTATCCTCTGTCGTTTGTTACGAAAGTAAAAGCAGACGCCGGACTTTTATCAGTATCAAAACCAAATTTGCCACAGATCAGTATGCCGGCTCAGCCAAAAGGTTTAACGGTTGAAATTGTTTCTAAAAAAAGGGGCATTAGGTTCTGCTGTTTCTGCAGGTTTCCCAATGAACATTACTCGTTCTAA